Proteins found in one Streptomyces sp. CB09001 genomic segment:
- a CDS encoding DEAD/DEAH box helicase: protein MTLIDQLPRTADPDALYEAFEAWAQERGLTLYPHQEEALIEVVSGANVIVSTPTGSGKSMIAAGAHFAALARDEVTFYTAPIKALVSEKFFELCKIFGTENVGMLTGDASVNSDAPVICCTAEVLASIALRDGRHADIGQVVMDEFHFYAEPDRGWAWQIPLLELPQAQFVLMSATLGDVSFFEKDLARRTGRPTAVVRSATRPVPLSYEFRYTPLTETLTDLLAARQAPVYIVHFTQAQAVERAQALMSINMCTREEKERIAELIGNFRFTTKFGRNLSRYVRHGIGVHHAGMLPKYRRLVEKLAQAGLLKVICGTDTLGVGVNVPIRTVLFTALTKYDGTRVRTLRAREFHQIAGRAGRAGFDTEGFVVAQAPEHVVENEKALAKAGDDPKKRRKVVRKKAPEGFVAWSESTFDKLIGSEPEPLTSRFRVTHTMLLSVIARPGDAFSAMRHLLEDNHEPRRQQLRHIRRAIAIYRSLLDGGIVEKLDQPDAEGRIVRLTVDLQQDFALNQPLSTFALAAFELLDPESPSYALDMVSVVESTLDDPRQILAAQQNKARGEAVAAMKADGVEYEERMERLQDITYPKPLEELLFHAYDTYRRSHPWVGDHPLSPKSVIRDMYERALTFTELVSHYELARTEGIVLRYLASAYKALDHTVPDDLKSEDLQDLIEWLGEMVRQVDSSLLDEWEQLANPEEMTAEEAQEKADQVRPVTANARAFRVLVRNAMFRRVELAALDQVGELGEMDADAGWDADAWGEAMDKYWDEYDDLGTGPDARGPKLLIIEEEPQNGLWRVRQIFDDPNDDHDWGVSAEVDLTASDAEGRAVVRVTDVGQL from the coding sequence GTGACCCTCATCGATCAGCTGCCGCGGACCGCCGACCCCGATGCCTTGTACGAAGCCTTCGAGGCGTGGGCCCAGGAACGCGGTCTCACGCTCTACCCCCATCAGGAGGAGGCGCTGATCGAGGTGGTCTCCGGCGCGAACGTGATCGTGTCCACCCCCACCGGTTCCGGTAAGAGCATGATCGCGGCCGGCGCGCACTTCGCCGCTCTGGCCCGGGACGAGGTCACCTTCTACACGGCTCCGATCAAGGCGCTGGTGTCGGAGAAGTTCTTCGAGCTGTGCAAGATCTTCGGCACCGAGAACGTGGGCATGCTGACCGGCGACGCCTCGGTGAACTCCGACGCCCCGGTCATCTGCTGCACCGCCGAGGTCCTGGCGTCGATCGCGCTGCGTGACGGCAGGCACGCGGACATCGGCCAGGTCGTCATGGACGAGTTCCACTTCTACGCGGAGCCGGACCGTGGATGGGCCTGGCAGATTCCCCTGCTGGAACTGCCGCAGGCCCAGTTCGTCCTGATGTCGGCGACGCTCGGCGACGTCTCCTTCTTCGAGAAGGACCTGGCGCGCCGCACCGGGCGTCCCACCGCGGTGGTCCGCTCGGCCACCCGTCCGGTGCCGCTGTCCTACGAATTCCGCTACACCCCGCTCACCGAGACGCTCACCGATCTGCTGGCGGCCCGCCAGGCCCCGGTGTACATCGTGCATTTCACCCAGGCGCAGGCCGTGGAGCGGGCGCAGGCGCTGATGAGCATCAACATGTGCACGCGTGAGGAGAAGGAACGGATCGCCGAGCTGATCGGCAACTTCCGCTTCACCACGAAGTTCGGCCGCAATCTCTCCCGGTACGTGCGGCACGGCATCGGGGTCCACCATGCCGGCATGCTGCCCAAGTACCGGCGGCTGGTGGAGAAGCTCGCGCAGGCGGGCCTGCTGAAGGTGATCTGCGGGACGGACACGCTCGGTGTGGGCGTCAACGTCCCGATCCGGACCGTGCTGTTCACCGCCTTGACCAAGTACGACGGCACCCGGGTCCGCACGCTGAGGGCCAGGGAGTTCCACCAGATCGCCGGCCGGGCCGGGCGCGCCGGGTTCGACACGGAGGGCTTCGTCGTCGCCCAGGCGCCCGAGCACGTCGTCGAGAACGAGAAGGCGCTCGCCAAGGCCGGTGACGACCCGAAGAAGCGGCGGAAGGTCGTCCGGAAGAAGGCTCCCGAGGGGTTCGTCGCCTGGTCGGAGAGCACGTTCGACAAGCTCATCGGCTCGGAGCCGGAGCCGCTGACGTCCCGCTTCCGGGTCACCCACACCATGCTGCTGTCGGTGATCGCCCGCCCGGGCGACGCGTTCTCCGCGATGCGGCACCTGCTGGAGGACAATCACGAGCCGCGCAGGCAGCAGCTCAGGCACATCCGGCGGGCTATCGCCATCTACCGCTCGCTGCTGGACGGCGGCATCGTGGAGAAGCTCGACCAGCCGGACGCGGAGGGGCGCATCGTGCGTCTCACGGTGGACCTGCAGCAGGACTTCGCGCTGAACCAGCCGCTGTCGACGTTCGCCCTGGCCGCCTTCGAACTGCTGGACCCGGAGTCGCCTTCGTACGCGCTGGACATGGTGTCGGTCGTGGAGTCCACGCTGGACGACCCGCGGCAGATCCTCGCCGCCCAGCAGAACAAGGCCCGCGGTGAGGCCGTGGCCGCGATGAAGGCGGACGGCGTCGAGTACGAGGAGCGCATGGAGCGCCTCCAGGACATCACGTACCCGAAGCCCTTGGAGGAGCTGCTCTTCCACGCCTACGACACGTACCGCAGGAGCCACCCCTGGGTCGGTGACCACCCGCTGTCCCCGAAGTCGGTCATCCGCGACATGTACGAACGGGCGCTGACCTTCACGGAGCTGGTCTCGCACTACGAACTGGCCCGCACCGAGGGCATCGTGCTGCGCTACCTGGCGAGCGCCTACAAGGCCCTCGACCACACCGTGCCGGACGACCTCAAGTCCGAGGACCTGCAGGACCTGATCGAGTGGCTCGGCGAGATGGTGCGCCAGGTCGACTCCAGTCTCCTCGACGAGTGGGAGCAGCTCGCCAATCCGGAGGAGATGACCGCCGAGGAGGCTCAGGAGAAGGCCGATCAGGTACGCCCGGTCACGGCCAACGCTCGTGCCTTCCGTGTGCTGGTCCGCAACGCCATGTTCCGCCGTGTCGAGCTCGCCGCCCTGGACCAGGTCGGTGAGCTGGGCGAGATGGATGCCGACGCGGGCTGGGACGCCGACGCGTGGGGCGAGGCCATGGACAAGTACTGGGACGAGTACGACGACCTCGGCACCGGCCCCGACGCCCGCGGTCCGAAGCTGCTGATCATCGAGGAGGAGCCGCAGAACGGGCTGTGGCGCGTGCGGCAGATCTTCGACGACCCGAACGACGACCACGACTGGGGCGTCAGTGCGGAGGTCGACCTCACCGCCTCCGACGCGGAGGGCCGCGCGGTCGTCCGAGTCACGGATGTCGGCCAGCTGTGA
- a CDS encoding DUF6397 family protein, with amino-acid sequence MSGNTITHNVAAAGEQTGTTRGAAVTCHRAARELGLRRSEFDLAVHLGRVRTVPDDGGGGRRVPRDEIDRIRAADGFPEVLRAAVHTVGTTEGAALMDVTTARFTRLARLGLLVPVKFYVNRYRAVVWLYPAEELRQFRADERNTALLTGRTPEGLRDQLGEGLDLRPRNWRGRHLGFLLRQADDPWARAAAVASLLDAAEIADVVTDPYERTHLRRFRPALPTHGSPGSPAAQLAEEIVTAGDPDEIDWLRSDLAAALDTARRHLPAPRTAGHVAPHPPGPESPPREPAAPVPPEAENAAPRAAKRPGRLSGLFGRLWRRDS; translated from the coding sequence ATGTCCGGCAACACCATCACGCACAACGTCGCAGCGGCCGGCGAGCAGACCGGCACTACCCGGGGCGCCGCGGTCACGTGTCATCGCGCGGCTCGGGAACTGGGCCTCAGGCGCAGCGAGTTCGACCTCGCCGTGCACCTCGGCCGGGTCCGCACGGTCCCCGACGACGGAGGAGGCGGGCGGCGCGTCCCCCGCGACGAGATCGACCGGATCCGGGCGGCGGACGGCTTCCCCGAGGTGCTGCGGGCCGCTGTCCATACCGTCGGGACCACGGAGGGCGCGGCCCTCATGGACGTGACCACGGCCCGGTTCACCCGTCTCGCCCGGCTCGGGCTGCTGGTGCCCGTGAAGTTCTACGTCAACCGGTACCGCGCCGTCGTCTGGCTGTATCCGGCCGAGGAGCTGAGGCAGTTCAGGGCCGACGAGCGCAACACCGCACTGCTGACGGGCCGCACGCCCGAAGGCCTGCGGGACCAACTGGGGGAGGGGCTCGACCTGCGCCCCCGCAACTGGCGGGGCAGGCACCTGGGATTCCTGCTCCGGCAGGCGGACGACCCGTGGGCCCGGGCCGCGGCGGTGGCGTCGCTGCTCGACGCCGCCGAGATCGCGGACGTCGTCACGGATCCCTACGAGCGCACCCATCTGCGCCGGTTCCGCCCCGCACTCCCCACGCACGGGTCGCCGGGCTCCCCGGCCGCGCAGCTCGCCGAGGAGATCGTCACGGCCGGCGACCCGGACGAGATCGACTGGCTCCGCTCGGACCTGGCGGCCGCGTTGGACACGGCCCGCCGCCATCTTCCGGCGCCCCGCACGGCCGGGCACGTCGCGCCGCACCCGCCCGGTCCGGAATCCCCGCCGCGCGAGCCGGCGGCACCGGTGCCGCCCGAGGCGGAGAACGCCGCACCGCGGGCGGCGAAGCGACCGGGGCGGCTGAGCGGCCTGTTCGGCAGGCTGTGGCGCAGAGACTCCTGA
- a CDS encoding class I SAM-dependent methyltransferase — MSDDHTHIQEFFGSRAADWDRRFPDDGPAYTAAVAGLGLREGDRVLDAGCGTGRALPPLRAAVGPSGLVVGADLTPAMLQAAVGAGRDRDGRLLLTDVAALPLRSRTLDAVFAAGLVAHLPDPAGNLRELARVVRPGGVLALFHPIGRAALAARQGRRLTPDDLRAEANLRPLLAGSGWEMTTYVDEDARFLALATRAG, encoded by the coding sequence ATGAGCGACGACCACACGCACATCCAGGAATTCTTCGGTTCCCGTGCCGCCGACTGGGACCGCCGGTTCCCGGACGACGGCCCGGCCTACACCGCCGCGGTCGCCGGACTGGGGCTGCGTGAGGGCGACCGGGTGCTCGATGCCGGATGCGGCACCGGTCGGGCCCTGCCCCCGTTGCGTGCGGCCGTGGGGCCGTCGGGGCTGGTCGTCGGGGCCGATCTGACACCTGCCATGCTCCAGGCCGCCGTAGGGGCGGGGAGGGACCGTGACGGGCGCCTGCTGCTGACCGACGTGGCCGCGTTGCCCCTGCGTTCCCGGACGCTCGACGCGGTCTTCGCGGCGGGTCTCGTCGCGCACCTTCCGGATCCGGCCGGAAATCTGCGGGAGTTGGCGCGCGTAGTGCGTCCCGGCGGTGTGCTGGCGCTGTTCCACCCGATCGGCCGGGCGGCGCTCGCGGCACGTCAGGGACGGCGGCTCACGCCGGACGACCTTCGTGCCGAGGCCAATCTCCGGCCGCTGCTGGCCGGTTCCGGGTGGGAGATGACGACGTACGTCGACGAGGACGCCCGGTTCCTGGCCCTGGCGACCCGCGCGGGCTGA
- a CDS encoding roadblock/LC7 domain-containing protein, with product MVQNQGLGWLLDDLTARVEHVRHALVLSNDGLVTGASTGLRREDAEHLAAVSSGLHSLAKGSGRHFGAGQVRQTMVEFDDAVLFVTAAGSGSCLCVLSGAEVDIGQIAYEMTLLVNRVGEHLDVDARQPGRISPTEP from the coding sequence ATGGTGCAGAACCAGGGACTGGGCTGGCTGCTGGACGACCTGACCGCACGCGTCGAACACGTGCGGCACGCGTTGGTCCTGTCCAACGACGGATTGGTGACCGGGGCGAGCACGGGCCTGCGACGCGAGGACGCCGAGCACCTCGCCGCCGTGTCGTCCGGACTGCACAGCCTGGCCAAGGGCTCGGGCCGCCACTTCGGCGCCGGCCAGGTACGGCAGACGATGGTCGAGTTCGACGACGCCGTCCTGTTCGTCACCGCGGCGGGCTCGGGCAGTTGCCTGTGCGTGCTCAGCGGGGCGGAGGTCGACATCGGGCAGATCGCCTACGAGATGACACTGCTCGTGAACCGGGTGGGTGAGCACCTCGACGTCGACGCGCGGCAGCCGGGACGTATATCACCCACCGAGCCCTGA
- a CDS encoding roadblock/LC7 domain-containing protein: MIQNPGTGTARRARELDWLLDDLVGRVHEVRHAVVLSNDGLAVGASHGLGREDAEHLAAVASGFHSLAKGAGRHFGAGGVHRTMVEMDDGFLFVAAAGDGSCLAVLTAVTADIGLVAYEMARLVRRVGEHLHTAPRAAARPPFGA; this comes from the coding sequence ATGATCCAGAATCCCGGCACGGGAACCGCCCGGCGGGCCCGCGAACTCGACTGGCTCCTGGACGACCTCGTCGGACGCGTACACGAGGTGCGGCACGCCGTGGTGCTGTCGAACGACGGACTCGCCGTGGGCGCGTCGCACGGACTCGGCCGCGAAGACGCCGAACACCTCGCCGCCGTCGCCTCCGGCTTCCACAGCCTGGCCAAGGGGGCGGGCCGGCACTTCGGCGCCGGGGGCGTGCACCGGACCATGGTCGAAATGGACGACGGGTTCCTGTTCGTGGCCGCGGCGGGGGACGGCTCCTGCCTCGCCGTCCTCACCGCCGTGACCGCGGACATCGGTCTCGTGGCCTACGAGATGGCACGGCTGGTGAGACGCGTCGGCGAGCACCTGCACACCGCGCCACGTGCCGCCGCACGACCACCCTTCGGCGCATGA
- a CDS encoding acyl-CoA thioesterase II — protein sequence MTNPAESLVALLDLEQIEVNIFRGRSPEESLQRVFGGQVAGQALVAAGRTTDGDRPVHSLHAYFLRPGRPGVPIVYQVERDRDGRSFTTRRVTAVQQGRTIFTLTASFHKPEQGSFEHQLPPAREVPDPESLPTVADEVREHLGALPEQLERMARRQPFDIRYVDRLRWSAEDVEGAEPRSAVWMRAVGPLGDDPLVHTCALTYASDMTLLDAVRIPVEPLWGPRGFDMASLDHAMWFHRPFRADEWFLYDQESPIATGGRGLARGRIYDREGRMLVSVVQEGLFRAL from the coding sequence ATGACGAATCCGGCCGAGAGCCTCGTCGCCCTGCTCGACCTGGAGCAGATCGAGGTCAACATCTTCCGTGGCCGCAGCCCCGAGGAGTCGCTGCAGCGGGTCTTCGGCGGCCAGGTGGCCGGCCAGGCCCTGGTCGCCGCGGGCCGCACCACCGACGGTGACCGCCCGGTGCACTCGCTGCACGCGTACTTCCTGCGTCCGGGACGCCCGGGGGTGCCCATCGTGTACCAGGTCGAACGGGACAGGGACGGACGGTCGTTCACCACCCGCAGGGTCACCGCCGTGCAGCAGGGCCGCACGATCTTCACGCTCACCGCCTCCTTTCACAAGCCTGAGCAGGGGAGTTTCGAGCACCAGTTGCCGCCGGCCCGCGAGGTCCCCGATCCGGAGTCCCTGCCGACGGTCGCCGACGAGGTACGGGAGCACCTCGGCGCACTGCCGGAGCAGCTGGAGAGGATGGCCCGCCGTCAGCCCTTCGACATCCGCTACGTCGACCGGCTTCGCTGGAGCGCCGAGGACGTCGAGGGCGCCGAGCCCCGCAGCGCCGTGTGGATGCGCGCCGTCGGGCCGCTGGGCGACGACCCGCTCGTGCACACCTGCGCCCTGACCTACGCCAGTGACATGACGCTGCTGGATGCCGTGCGCATCCCGGTGGAGCCGCTGTGGGGTCCCCGGGGGTTCGACATGGCGTCCCTGGACCACGCCATGTGGTTCCACCGGCCGTTCCGGGCCGACGAGTGGTTCCTGTACGACCAGGAGTCGCCGATCGCGACCGGCGGGCGTGGGCTGGCCCGTGGGCGGATCTACGACAGGGAAGGACGCATGCTGGTCTCCGTCGTCCAGGAGGGGCTGTTCCGCGCCCTGTAG
- a CDS encoding DUF742 domain-containing protein: MTDDITDGGREGPGSQWYDNEAGPLVRPYAMTGGRTRPGPTGVRFDLIALVTHAVGAPDVDDTVLGPEHRTLIDLCRTETQSVAELAADADLPVGVVRVLLGDLAELGCVTVSRPVPPAQLPDERILREVIDGLRAL, from the coding sequence ATGACCGACGACATCACGGACGGCGGCCGGGAAGGACCGGGCAGCCAGTGGTACGACAACGAGGCCGGACCCCTCGTCCGCCCCTACGCGATGACCGGTGGCCGCACCCGGCCGGGGCCCACGGGGGTGCGGTTCGACCTGATCGCCCTCGTCACACACGCAGTCGGCGCACCGGACGTGGACGACACCGTGCTGGGACCGGAACACCGCACGCTGATCGACCTGTGCCGCACGGAGACCCAGTCGGTGGCCGAACTCGCCGCCGACGCGGACCTGCCGGTGGGCGTCGTCAGGGTACTCCTCGGCGACCTGGCGGAACTGGGGTGCGTGACCGTCAGCCGTCCCGTGCCACCGGCGCAGTTGCCGGACGAACGGATTCTGCGCGAAGTGATCGACGGACTGCGCGCTCTGTAG
- a CDS encoding nitrate- and nitrite sensing domain-containing protein — MRPPRTTPARPTPEAGAETSAQPSVRGRRAHAGPPADERPAEPAGEAPDPPAARAWRGRMQPRTVRARIICLLMVPVVSLLALWAYATVTTAQDVSRLRQVQRVDARVRAPVSTAVAALQAERLAAVRHATDPSSVPGADFRDLIARTDRAVGQLRLGDRHTVADSEELPAGVARRLEAFVTGAERLASLRTAVLDHRAGWEETYRSYTVAISAAFHVGGALSGVQDADPGSDARVLVEFARAGEALAQEDALLGGVRPADGLAGERLRLFTGAVATRRTLTESSVADLGGSERTAWRDLAGSGAYLTVGAAEDRLLDSGSPGRPAEATASRTAWDGAHARVRDGMRAIERDAGRSVADRADPFTRGVLTPAGAAVLFGLLAVVASLVISVRIGRGLVVELVSLRNSALEIARHKLPEAMRRLRAGDPIDIRTEAPAQPPAEDEAGQVAEALGSVHRAALRAAVERAELAGGIAGVFVNLARRSQILVHRQLSLLDSMERRSDDPNELSDLFRLDHLTTRMRRHAESLIILSGAAPGRAWRRPVSLTDVVRAAVSEVEDYARVEVRQLPEASVQGAAVADVTHLLAEIIENAAQFSPPHTRVRVTGEPVGNGYAIEVEDRGLGMGRGALDEANHRITRSETLDLFDSDRLGLFVVSRLAARQDIKVHLKTSPYGGTTAVVLLPTAILHSETAPPPPRAAHEATRPEEHLHARVPGASGQQESVPAPVDRPALASAAPTATRTTTSGRPPGAPALRLHRSSDVPDASEALATGDVPRTPRPTGEPDDLPRRVRQASLAPQLRDGRPPEPTRPGPAHDDEQRTPEAVRDRMTAYRDGWSRGGGRRPGHPAPPEPPPGDSTEGDPA; from the coding sequence ATGCGTCCACCCCGTACCACCCCCGCCCGCCCCACGCCCGAAGCCGGCGCCGAGACCTCGGCCCAGCCGTCCGTGCGCGGCCGTCGTGCGCACGCCGGACCACCCGCCGACGAGCGCCCGGCGGAGCCCGCGGGCGAGGCACCCGACCCGCCCGCCGCGCGCGCGTGGCGCGGGCGCATGCAGCCCCGCACCGTGCGCGCCCGGATCATCTGCCTCCTGATGGTGCCCGTCGTCTCCCTGCTGGCCCTGTGGGCGTACGCCACCGTCACCACCGCCCAGGACGTCTCCCGGCTGCGGCAGGTCCAGCGTGTGGACGCCCGTGTCCGGGCCCCCGTCAGTACCGCCGTCGCCGCTCTGCAGGCCGAGCGGCTCGCCGCCGTGCGCCACGCCACCGACCCGTCGTCGGTGCCGGGTGCCGACTTCCGGGACCTGATCGCGCGCACCGACCGCGCGGTGGGACAGCTGCGGCTCGGCGACCGCCACACCGTGGCCGACAGCGAGGAACTGCCTGCCGGAGTGGCCCGGCGGCTCGAGGCGTTCGTCACCGGCGCCGAACGGCTGGCGTCGCTGCGTACCGCCGTCCTCGACCACCGGGCGGGCTGGGAGGAGACCTACCGCAGCTACACGGTGGCCATCTCGGCCGCCTTTCACGTGGGTGGCGCGCTGAGCGGCGTCCAGGACGCCGATCCGGGATCCGACGCGCGCGTGCTGGTCGAATTCGCCCGCGCGGGCGAGGCACTGGCCCAGGAGGACGCCCTGCTGGGCGGTGTCCGCCCGGCCGACGGACTCGCCGGTGAGCGGCTGCGCCTGTTCACCGGAGCCGTCGCCACGCGCCGGACGCTGACCGAGTCCTCCGTCGCCGATCTGGGCGGCTCCGAGCGCACCGCCTGGCGGGATCTGGCGGGCAGCGGTGCCTACCTGACCGTGGGCGCGGCGGAGGACCGGCTGCTCGACAGCGGATCACCGGGCCGGCCGGCCGAGGCCACGGCATCCCGGACCGCCTGGGACGGGGCGCACGCGCGCGTGCGTGACGGCATGCGGGCCATCGAGCGGGACGCCGGACGTTCGGTCGCCGACCGGGCCGACCCGTTCACCCGCGGAGTGCTCACTCCGGCCGGGGCCGCGGTCCTGTTCGGACTCCTCGCCGTCGTCGCGTCGCTGGTCATCTCCGTCCGCATCGGCCGCGGTCTGGTGGTCGAGCTGGTGAGTCTGCGCAACAGCGCCCTGGAGATCGCCCGGCACAAGCTCCCCGAGGCGATGCGCAGGCTGCGCGCCGGGGACCCGATAGACATCCGGACCGAGGCACCGGCGCAGCCTCCCGCCGAGGACGAGGCCGGTCAGGTCGCCGAGGCCCTGGGCAGCGTGCACCGGGCCGCCCTGCGCGCCGCGGTGGAACGTGCCGAACTCGCCGGCGGCATCGCCGGGGTCTTCGTCAACCTCGCCCGCCGCAGCCAGATCCTCGTCCACCGCCAACTGAGCCTCCTGGACAGCATGGAACGCCGCTCCGACGACCCGAACGAACTCAGCGACCTCTTCCGGCTCGACCACCTCACCACCCGCATGCGGCGCCACGCCGAAAGCCTGATCATCCTCTCCGGTGCGGCGCCCGGACGGGCCTGGCGCAGGCCGGTGTCCCTGACCGACGTGGTCCGTGCCGCCGTCTCCGAAGTCGAGGACTACGCACGCGTGGAGGTACGGCAGCTCCCCGAGGCGTCCGTGCAGGGCGCGGCCGTCGCCGACGTCACCCACCTCCTGGCCGAGATCATCGAGAACGCGGCCCAGTTCTCCCCACCCCACACACGCGTACGGGTCACCGGTGAACCGGTCGGCAACGGCTACGCGATCGAGGTCGAGGACCGCGGCCTCGGCATGGGCAGGGGCGCCCTCGACGAGGCCAACCACCGCATCACGAGGTCGGAGACACTCGACCTGTTCGACAGCGACCGGCTCGGTCTGTTCGTCGTCAGCCGGCTCGCCGCCCGGCAGGACATCAAGGTGCACCTCAAGACCTCCCCCTACGGCGGTACCACCGCGGTCGTCCTCCTGCCCACCGCGATCCTGCACAGCGAAACGGCGCCACCTCCTCCCCGGGCGGCCCACGAGGCGACCCGGCCCGAGGAGCACCTCCACGCGCGCGTGCCCGGCGCCTCGGGGCAGCAGGAATCCGTGCCCGCACCGGTCGACCGGCCGGCGCTGGCATCGGCCGCACCAACGGCGACGCGCACCACGACATCGGGCCGGCCCCCTGGAGCGCCCGCGCTGCGACTCCACCGGTCCTCCGACGTCCCCGATGCCTCCGAAGCCCTCGCGACGGGCGACGTCCCCCGCACACCGCGGCCGACGGGGGAGCCCGACGACCTCCCCCGCCGGGTACGGCAGGCGAGTCTCGCCCCCCAGCTGCGCGACGGCAGACCCCCTGAGCCGACCCGGCCCGGCCCAGCGCACGACGACGAACAACGCACCCCCGAGGCCGTCCGGGACCGTATGACCGCCTACCGCGACGGCTGGTCGCGCGGCGGTGGCCGTCGCCCCGGCCACCCCGCACCGCCGGAGCCGCCGCCCGGCGACAGCACCGAAGGAGACCCCGCATGA
- a CDS encoding ATP/GTP-binding protein, translated as MASERSDATDGDTTALALKILVAGGFGVGKTTLVGAVSEIRPLRTEELLSEAGRLVDDTGGIDRKVTTTVAMDFGRITIRSGLSLYLFGTPGQDRFWFLWDELAQGALGAVVLADTRRLADCFPAVDYFEHRHIPFVVAVNCFTGARRHDEHSVLRALDLDPGTPVVLCDARDRDSGKEVLIRLVEYAGRMHTARLLDSVR; from the coding sequence ATGGCCTCCGAACGCTCCGACGCCACGGACGGCGACACGACCGCGCTGGCGTTGAAGATCCTGGTCGCCGGAGGTTTCGGCGTGGGCAAGACCACCCTGGTGGGCGCCGTCAGCGAGATCAGGCCGCTGCGCACGGAGGAACTGCTCAGCGAGGCCGGTCGGCTGGTGGACGACACCGGCGGCATCGACCGGAAGGTCACCACGACCGTCGCCATGGACTTCGGACGCATCACCATCCGGTCCGGACTCTCGCTCTACCTCTTCGGCACACCGGGGCAGGACCGGTTCTGGTTTCTCTGGGACGAACTGGCGCAGGGGGCGCTCGGCGCCGTCGTCCTCGCGGACACCCGACGCCTGGCGGACTGCTTCCCGGCGGTGGACTACTTCGAACACCGGCACATCCCGTTCGTGGTGGCCGTGAACTGCTTCACGGGAGCACGCCGCCACGACGAGCACAGCGTCCTGCGCGCCCTCGACCTCGATCCGGGAACACCCGTGGTGCTGTGCGACGCCCGGGACCGCGACTCGGGGAAGGAGGTGCTGATCAGGCTCGTCGAGTACGCCGGACGGATGCACACCGCCCGGCTCCTCGACTCCGTCCGCTGA
- a CDS encoding MHYT domain-containing protein: MGHLDHAALGWLTPALSYAMACTGAALGLRCTVRALAATGRTRRNWLLTAASAIGTGIWTMHFVAMLGFRVSGTDIRYDVPLTLVSLLVAVLVVCAGVFAVGYGRNRARALLLGGLTTGIGVASMHYLGMAAMRLHGEVSYDPGRVGLSVLIAVAAATAALWAALNTRSPLAVTLASLIMGAAVSSMHYTGMFAVSVRVTPSGEALPGATAMQFIFPLAVGLGSYLFLTSAFVALSPTAREREASASARQQPVGSTAP, translated from the coding sequence ATGGGACACCTGGACCACGCCGCCCTCGGCTGGCTGACCCCCGCGCTGTCGTACGCGATGGCCTGTACCGGCGCCGCTCTCGGGCTGCGCTGCACCGTGCGCGCCCTGGCCGCCACCGGGCGCACGCGCCGCAACTGGCTCCTGACCGCGGCCTCGGCGATCGGCACGGGTATCTGGACGATGCACTTCGTCGCCATGCTCGGCTTCCGGGTCAGCGGCACGGACATCCGTTACGACGTACCGCTCACCCTCGTGAGTCTGCTCGTCGCGGTGCTCGTCGTCTGTGCCGGCGTCTTCGCCGTCGGCTACGGCCGCAACCGGGCGCGGGCACTCCTGCTCGGCGGACTCACCACCGGAATCGGCGTCGCGAGCATGCACTATCTCGGCATGGCGGCCATGCGCCTGCACGGCGAGGTGAGCTACGACCCGGGACGCGTCGGACTCTCGGTGCTCATCGCCGTCGCGGCCGCCACAGCGGCCCTGTGGGCGGCGCTGAACACCCGGTCGCCCCTCGCCGTCACCCTCGCCTCGTTGATCATGGGGGCGGCGGTGAGCAGCATGCACTACACCGGCATGTTCGCGGTGAGCGTGCGTGTCACGCCCTCCGGTGAGGCGCTGCCGGGGGCCACGGCGATGCAGTTCATCTTCCCCCTCGCCGTCGGCCTAGGGTCCTACCTCTTCTTGACGTCGGCCTTCGTCGCGCTGTCGCCGACGGCCCGGGAGCGCGAGGCGTCCGCCTCGGCCCGGCAGCAACCCGTCGGGAGTACCGCCCCGTAA
- a CDS encoding PPOX class F420-dependent oxidoreductase — protein MAQKMTDEEWRAFVSDGTRTGKLSTVRADGSPHVAPIWFLLDGDDLVFNTGKDTVKGRNLVRDGRIALCVDDDRPPFHFVVLQGRARISEDLGELRHWAARIGARYMGEERAEEFGARNGVPGELLVRVTVDKILAQKSVAG, from the coding sequence ATGGCACAGAAGATGACCGATGAGGAATGGCGGGCGTTCGTCTCGGACGGCACCCGCACCGGAAAACTCTCGACCGTCCGGGCCGACGGCAGCCCGCACGTCGCACCCATCTGGTTCCTGCTGGACGGGGACGACCTGGTGTTCAACACCGGCAAGGACACCGTGAAGGGGCGCAATCTGGTCCGTGACGGCCGCATCGCCCTGTGTGTGGACGACGACCGGCCGCCCTTCCACTTCGTGGTGCTGCAGGGGCGTGCGCGCATCTCGGAGGACCTCGGCGAACTGCGGCACTGGGCCGCGCGCATCGGCGCCCGGTACATGGGTGAGGAGCGCGCCGAGGAGTTCGGGGCACGCAACGGTGTCCCGGGCGAACTGCTCGTCCGGGTGACCGTGGACAAGATCCTGGCCCAGAAGTCGGTGGCCGGCTGA